The following are encoded in a window of Immundisolibacter sp. genomic DNA:
- a CDS encoding LAGLIDADG family homing endonuclease produces AIRNLAHEVGMAPGHKRITPRMERASSAFQRGFLRGLFDADGSVQCTQDKGVSVRLAQSDLPQLEAVQRMLLRLGIVSRLYRNRRAAGSTLLPDGKGGQQQYATQAQHELVISGENLAVFAQLVGFADSDKAARLDQSLARYSRSLNRERFTARVESITDAGVHAVYDVQVPGINAFDANGLYAHNCGEQGLPPYGACLLGSVNLTTFVEAPFTPEARFNWDEYRDVVRVFTRMLDNVVEVNGLPLQQQRDEITRKRRHGMGFLGLGSALTMLGRRYGDAESLEFTEAVSREMAIAGWEAGLELADEKGPAPIMDELFELTPDMLRKRPELATDGHKAGDKLPGRVLLARYSRYMQRVASVRPDLIEAIAERGVRFTHHSSIAPTGTISLSLANNASNGIEPSFAHHYFRNVIREGRKTKEKVDVFSYELLSYRHLINPRAIPYSEDPAEQLPDYFITAEDITPKAHVDIQAAAQRWIDSSISKTANVPTDYPFEDFKNIYLYAYDQGLKGCTTFRFNPEAFQGVLVKDKDLENTTYRFELEDGTAIQAKGNEEIEYDGEVHSAANLFDALKEGYYGKF; encoded by the coding sequence GCCATTCGTAACCTGGCCCACGAAGTCGGCATGGCGCCCGGCCACAAGCGCATCACCCCGCGCATGGAGCGCGCGTCCAGCGCCTTCCAGCGTGGCTTCCTGCGTGGTCTGTTCGACGCCGACGGCTCGGTTCAGTGCACCCAGGACAAGGGCGTCAGCGTGCGCCTGGCGCAGTCCGACCTGCCGCAGCTGGAAGCCGTGCAGCGCATGCTGCTGCGTCTGGGCATCGTGTCGCGCCTGTATCGCAACCGCCGCGCCGCAGGTAGCACGCTGCTGCCGGACGGCAAGGGCGGCCAACAGCAGTACGCCACGCAGGCCCAGCACGAGCTGGTCATCAGCGGCGAGAACCTGGCCGTGTTCGCGCAGCTCGTGGGCTTTGCCGATAGCGACAAGGCCGCGCGCCTGGACCAGTCCCTGGCCCGCTACAGCCGCAGCCTGAACCGCGAGCGCTTCACTGCCCGCGTGGAAAGCATCACCGACGCCGGCGTGCACGCGGTGTACGACGTGCAGGTGCCCGGCATCAATGCCTTCGACGCCAACGGCCTCTATGCCCACAATTGTGGTGAGCAGGGACTCCCGCCCTACGGCGCCTGCCTGCTGGGTTCGGTGAACCTCACCACCTTCGTCGAGGCACCGTTCACGCCCGAGGCGCGCTTCAACTGGGACGAATACCGCGACGTGGTGCGCGTGTTCACGCGCATGCTGGACAACGTGGTCGAGGTCAACGGCCTGCCGTTGCAGCAGCAGCGGGACGAAATCACCCGCAAGCGCCGCCACGGCATGGGCTTTCTGGGCCTGGGCTCGGCGCTGACCATGCTCGGCCGTCGCTACGGCGATGCCGAGTCCCTGGAATTCACCGAAGCCGTATCGCGCGAAATGGCCATTGCCGGCTGGGAAGCCGGCCTTGAACTGGCCGACGAAAAAGGCCCGGCGCCGATCATGGACGAGCTGTTCGAGCTCACCCCGGACATGCTGCGCAAGCGCCCGGAACTGGCCACCGACGGCCACAAGGCGGGCGACAAACTGCCCGGCCGCGTGCTGCTGGCCCGCTACAGCCGCTACATGCAACGCGTCGCCAGCGTGCGGCCGGACCTGATCGAGGCCATCGCCGAGCGCGGCGTCCGCTTCACCCACCACAGCTCCATTGCGCCGACCGGCACCATCTCGCTGTCACTGGCCAACAACGCCAGCAACGGCATCGAGCCGAGCTTCGCCCACCACTACTTCCGCAACGTCATCCGCGAGGGCCGCAAGACCAAGGAAAAAGTGGACGTGTTCTCCTACGAGCTGCTGTCCTACCGCCACCTGATCAACCCGCGCGCCATCCCCTACAGCGAAGACCCGGCCGAGCAACTGCCGGATTACTTCATCACCGCCGAGGACATCACCCCCAAGGCGCACGTCGACATCCAGGCCGCGGCGCAGCGGTGGATCGACTCGTCCATCTCCAAGACCGCCAACGTGCCCACCGACTACCCGTTCGAGGACTTCAAGAACATCTACCTGTACGCCTACGACCAGGGCCTGAAAGGCTGCACCACCTTCCGCTTCAACCCGGAAGCCTTCCAGGGCGTGCTGGTCAAGGACAAGGATCTGGAAAACACCACCTACCGCTTCGAGCTGGAAGACGGCACCGCCATCCAGGCCAAGGGCAACGAGGAAATCGAATACGACGGCGAGGTACACAGCGCCGCCAACCTGTTCGATGCCCTCAAAGAAGGCTACTACGGCAAATTCTGA
- a CDS encoding NrdJb, whose protein sequence is MTIQIDRKITGYSVVRPQDPARPDDQAAAFPEREKAKVIQMHEKLERPETLRGTTYKIKTPLTEHALYLTINDIVLNAGTEHEHYRPFEIFINSKSMEHFQWIVALTRIVSAVFRKGGDITFLVEELKAVFDPRGGYFKKGGRYMPSLVAEIGDAIEQHLRTIGMLPDSELDARQLKLIEEKRSEYETRTGQANSKTETDATYPDGAQLCYKCSTKAMIMMDGCLTCLSCGESKCG, encoded by the coding sequence ATGACCATCCAAATCGACAGAAAAATCACCGGTTACAGCGTGGTGCGCCCGCAGGACCCCGCCAGGCCCGACGACCAGGCGGCCGCCTTTCCAGAGCGGGAAAAGGCCAAAGTCATCCAGATGCACGAGAAGCTGGAGCGGCCGGAAACCCTGCGCGGCACCACCTACAAAATAAAAACGCCGCTCACCGAGCACGCCCTGTACCTGACCATCAACGACATCGTGCTGAACGCCGGCACCGAGCACGAGCACTACCGGCCGTTCGAGATCTTCATCAACTCCAAGAGCATGGAGCACTTCCAGTGGATCGTGGCGCTCACGCGCATCGTGTCGGCCGTGTTCCGCAAGGGCGGCGACATCACCTTCCTGGTCGAAGAGCTCAAGGCCGTGTTCGACCCGCGCGGCGGCTACTTCAAGAAAGGAGGCCGCTACATGCCGTCCCTGGTGGCCGAAATCGGCGACGCCATCGAACAGCACCTGCGCACCATCGGCATGTTGCCGGACAGCGAACTGGACGCCCGGCAACTGAAACTGATCGAAGAAAAACGCAGCGAATACGAAACCCGCACCGGCCAGGCAAACAGCAAAACCGAAACCGACGCGACCTATCCCGACGGCGCCCAGCTTTGCTACAAGTGCAGCACCAAGGCCATGATCATGATGGACGGATGTCTGACCTGTTTGAGTTGCGGGGAGTCCAAGTGTGGGTAA